The following proteins are co-located in the Cryptococcus neoformans var. neoformans B-3501A chromosome 12, whole genome shotgun sequence genome:
- a CDS encoding hypothetical protein (Match to ESTs gb|CF191610.1|CF191610, gb|CF191820.1|CF191820; HMMPfam hit to Lactamase_B, Metallo-beta-lactamase superfamily, score: 58.2, E(): 2.2e-14; HMMPfam hit to RMMBL, RNA-metabolising metallo-beta-lactamase, score: 40.7, E(): 4e-09) produces the protein MIPRRHHFKPAPQPTVQVLQPPDEDAPSLTITMLGAGQEVGRSCCVIEHRGKKIVCDAGLHPAQPGIGALPFIDELDWSTVDAMLITHFHVDHAAALPYIMEKTNFKDGNGKVYMTHATKAIYGLTMMDTVRLNDQNPDTSGRLYDEADVQSSWQSTIAVDYHQDIVIAGGLRFTPYHAGHVLGASMFLIEIAGLKILYTGDYSREEDRHLVMAEIPPVKPDVMICESTFGVHTLPDRKEKEEQFTTLVANIVRRGGRCLMPIPSFGNGQELALLLDEYWNDHPELQNIPVYFASSLFQRGMRVYKTYVHTMNANIRSRFARRDNPFDFRFVKWLKDPQKLRENKGPCVIMSSPQFMSFGLSRDLLEEWAPDSKNGVIVTGYSIEGTMARTLLSEPDHIESLKGGNVPRRLTVKEISFGAHVDYAQNSKFIQEIGAQHVVLVHGEASQMGRLRAALRDTYAAKGQEINIHTPKNCEPLTLTFRQERMVKAIGSLAATRPEHGTSVKGLLVSKDFSYTLLSPADLHDFTGLSTSTIIQKQGVAISVDWAVVRWYLEGMYGEVEEGVEEEGKAAFIIMNGVQVVQISPTAVELRWKSSSSNDMIADSALALLLGIDGSPATAKLTASPNKHACNHSNSHSHTDLYPHTYPGDKSAKDVASNPEFERLRMFLEAHFGHVEGPNLRPPLPPGADGDGNDDKDKDGDDWLTMDVKLDNQTARIDLISMRVESESAELQKRVETVLEMALTTVKSLSQTFLGGGLDVDMVKVEPNESDS, from the exons ATGATTCCAAGACGACACCACTTCAAGCCGGCTCCCCAACCAACAGTACAAGTTCTCCAACCTCCGGACGAAGATGCCCCCTCGCTCACAATCACTATGCTCGGCGCAGGCCAGGAAGTGGGCAGGTCCTGTTGTGTCATAGAGCacagaggaaagaagattgtaTGCGATGCCGGCCTGCATCCAGCACAGCCTGGTATAGGAGCTCTACCATTCATCGATGAACTTGATTGGTCGACTGTGGATGCGATGTTGATCACTCA TTTTCATGTCGATCATGCAGCCGCTTTGCCGTATATCATGGAGAAG ACCAATTTCAAAGACGGTAACGGCAAAGTGTACATGACGCACGCTACAAAAGCTATCTATGGATTGACCATGATGGACACTGTGCGATTGAA CGATCAAAATCCAGACACTTCCGGTCGCCTATACGACGAAGCCGACGTCCAATCATCCTGGCAATCCACCATAGCAGTCGACTATCATCAAGATATTGTTATCGCTGGTGGTCTACGTTTCACCCCCTACCATGCCGGCCATGTCCTTGGAGCGTCCATGTTCCTCATCGAGATTGCTGGGTTGAAGATCCTGTATACAGGAGACTATTCAAGGGAGGAGGACCGACATCTGGTGATGGCGGAGATTCCACCCGTGAAACCTGATGTGATGATTTGCGAGAGCACGTTTGGCGTGCATACATTACCAgacaggaaggagaaggaggaacaaTTCACAA CGTTGGTCGCCAACATTGTCCGAAGAGGTGGCCGATGCCTCATGCCCATCCCCTCCTTCGGAAACGGCCAAGAACtcgcccttctcctcgacgAATACTGGAACGACCACCCCGAACTTCAAAACATCCCTGTCTACTTTGcatcctctcttttccaaCGCGGCATGCGTGTCTACAAAACCTACGTCCACACTATGAATGCCAATATCCGATCACGGTTCGCCAGGAGAGATAACCCCTTTGACTTTAGGTTTGTCAAGTGGTTGAAAGATCCGCAGAAGCTTAGAGAGAATAAGGGTCCTTGTGTGATCATGTCTTCACCTCAGTTTATGAGTTTCGGACTCAGTCGTGATCTGTTGGAAGAGTGGGCGCCGGATTCTAAGAACGGGGTGATTGTCACTGGGTACTCCATCGAAGGTACTATGGCCAGG ACTCTCTTGAGCGAACCGGACCACATCGAATCCCTCAAAGGAGGCAACGTCCCCCGCCGCTTAACAGTTAAAGAAATCTCTTTCGGCGCTCACGTCGATTATGCTCAAAATTCAAAATTCATCCAAGAAATCGGTGCTCAGCACGTTGTCCTCGTGCATGGAGAGGCTTCGCAGATGGGAAGATTGAGAGCGGCGTTGAGAGATACATATGCAGCCAAGGGGCAAGAGATTAATATCCATACGCCAAAAAATTGTGAACCTCTGACTCTTACTTTTAGACAAGAGCGGATGGTCAAA GCTATTGGCTCCTTAGCAGCTACTCGCCCTGAACACGGTACCTCCGTCAAAGGTCTTCTCGTTTCCAAAGATTTCTCTTACACTCTCCTTTCCCCGGCCGATTTACATGATTTCACTGGCCTCTCAACGAGCACGATCATCCAAAAACAGGGAGTGGCGATAAGTGTAGATTGGGCGGTGGTGAGGTGGTATCTGGAGGGGATGTATggggaagtggaggaaggtgttgaggaagaggggaaagCTGCTTTTATT ATAATGAACGGAGTTCAAGTGGTGCAGATATCTCCAACCGCCGTAGAACTACGATGGAAGTCAAGTTCAAGTAACGATATGATTGCCGATTCAGCTTTGGCTTTGTTGTTGGGTATAGATGGGAGCCCTGCTACAGCTAAGC TCACCGCATCACCAAACAAACACGCTTGCAACCATTCCaattcccattcccatacCGACCTGTATCCCCACACCTACCCGGGCGACAAGTCCGCTAAAGACGTAGCTTCCAACCCCGAATTTGAGAGATTACGCATGTTCCTCGAAGCGCATTTCGGGCATGTAGAGGGACCGAATTTGAgaccacctcttcctccgggagcggatggggatggaaaTGATGATAAGGACAAAGATGGGGACGATTGGTTGACTATGGATGTGAAGCTTGACAATCAGACAGCGCGGATAGATCTAATTTCCATG CGTGTGGAGTCTGAATCAGCTGAGCTTCAGAAACGGGTGGAAACAGTGTTGGAGATGGCGTTGACGACTGTCAAGTCTCTGTCACAAACGTTTTTGGGAGGGGGGCTGGACGTTGATATGGTGAAGGTAGAGCCTAACGAGAGCGATAGTTGA
- a CDS encoding hypothetical protein (Match to ESTs gb|CF190337.1|CF190337, gb|CF193902.1|CF193902, gb|CF190338.1|CF190338; HMMPfam hit to Complex1_49kDa, Respiratory-chain NADH dehydrogenase, 49 Kd subunit, score: 601.3, E(): 7.2e-178) has translation MLRNLRPLLRTVPAPSRSVLRPLSTTSKAFATAQSSPVRAHSVEELHALTAEEILKEGGVRKEAEMRHFTVNFGPQHPAAHGVLRLILELNGEEILRADPHIGLLHRGTEKLIEYKNYTQALPYFDRLDYVSMMTNELSYSIAVERLLNIEVPERAKWIRTLFGEITRVLNHLMAVLTHAMDVGALTPFLWGFEEREKLMEFYERVSGARMHAAYVRPGGVAFDLPHGLLDDIFKWATQFSSRVDEVEEVVTGNRIWKQRTIGIGPVTAQQALDYSFSGVMLRGSGIPWDIRKVAPYDAYDKVEFDVPVGKNGDCYDRYLCRVQEFRESLRIIGQCLNKIPDGAYKVDDHKIVPPPRASMKESMESLIHHFKIFSEGYSVPPGETYAAIEAPKGEMGVYLVSDGTNRPYKCKIRAPGFAHLAGADFMMRHHFLPDAVAIIGTMDLVFGEVDR, from the exons ATGCTTAGAAACCTCCGGCCTCTCCTCCGCACCGTCCCAGCCCCATCTCGATCAGTCCTCAGGCCGCTTTCCACCACGTCAAAAGCATTTGCCACGGCTCAGTCATCGCCCGTCCGGGCGCACTCTGTAGAGGA GCTCCATGCTTTAACTGCGGAAGAGATCttgaaggaagggggagTGAGAAAAGAGGCGGAAATGAGACACTTTACAG TCAACTTTGGTCCCCAACATCCTGCCGCGCACGGTGTGCTTCGACTTATCCTCGAACTTAACGGTGAA GAAATCCTCCGTGCCGACCCACATATTGGTCTTCTTCACCGAGGTACTGAAAAGCTCATCGAGTACAAGAACTATACACAGGCTTTACCCTACTTTGATCGACTGGACTATGTTTCTATGA TGACCAACGAGTTGTCTTACTCCATTGCTGTCGAGAGATTGCTTAATATTGAAGTGCCGGAGCGAGCCAAGTGGATTAGAACATTGTTTGGAGAAATCACCCGTGTTCTTAACCATCTTATGGCCGTCCTCAC CCACGCGATGGATGTTGGTGCTCTTACTCCCTTCTTGTGGGGTTTCGAAGAGCGTGAAAAGCTCATGGAATTTTACGAACGAGTATCCGGAGCTCGTATGCACGCGGCCTACGTCCGACCTGGTGGCGTTGCTTTCGACCTCCCGCACGGCTTGCTCGACGATATCTTCAAGTGGGCTACACAATTCTCCTCTCGAGTAGATGAAGTTGAGGAGGTTGTTACCGGGAACCGAATCTGGAAGCAGAGAACGATTGGTATTGGACCTGTAACTGCTCAACAAGCGTTGGACTACAGCTTTTCCGGTGTTATGCTTAGAGGTAGTGGTATTCCTTGGGATATCCGAAAGGTGGCTCCTTATGATGCGTACGACAAGGTGGAGTTTGACGTTCCTGTTGGCAAGAACGGTGACTGCT ATGACCGATATCTCTGCCGAGTGCAAGAATTCCGAGAGTCCCTTCGAATCATTGGACAATGTCTTAACAAGATCCCCGACGGTGCTTACAAGGTTGACGACCACAAGATTGTCCCTCCCCCTCGAGCTTCCATGAAGGAAAGCATGGAGAGTCTTATCCACCATTTCAAG ATTTTCTCTGAAGGTTACTCTGTCCCTCCAGGAGAAACATACGCCGCTATCGAAGCCCCCAAGGGTGAGATGGGTGTCTACCTCGTTTCCGACGGTACCAACCGCCCTTACAAATGCAAGATCCGAGCACCCGGTTTCGCCCACTTGGCCGGAGCGGACTTTATGATGAGGCACCACTTCTTGCCGGATGCGGTCGCTATCATTGGTACTATGGATTTGGTGTTCGGAGAGGTTGACAGGTAG
- a CDS encoding hypothetical protein (Match to EST gb|CF190767.1|CF190767) yields the protein MKDKPCTLTLEDGTRYDLTQLASAKADYVTNVGDITYVFNVCRRVVSEVYRIEEPENVGAFMRDGYADFSLGEVNTTLTLSPMTDDPMIIMTDGSICPGNPGQTASTAIRFVCSQSDFNADKPIFITSLPPQDPCQFYFEWNTHLACRPGRKSPTRPTFPKGELDTHHYYFAFAVFLVIVLLTWFGGLTLYNRLYLKRRGLSQFPLPTFDYQSISIPSRNSNEQPGPNWDPSRRRSNRSGGYGHVRAEGHDGEERFAARYSLEEERD from the exons ATGAAAGATAAGCCCTGTACTCTCACTCTTGAGGACGGCACACGCTACGACCTCACCCAACTTGCCTCTGCCAAAGCCGACTATGTCACGAATGTCGGAGATATAACTTATGTTTTCAATGTTTGCCGCCGAGTAGTGAGCGAGGTGTACAGGATAGAGGAACCTGAAAATGTTGGGGCATTCATGAGGGATGGTTATGCTGATTTCTCATTGGG AGAAGTGAATACGACCTTGACACTGTCTCCAATGACAGATGACCCCATGATCATCATGACGGATGGATCGATATGCCCTGGCAATCCTGGACAAACGGCTTCCACTGCTATACGA TTTGTATGTAGTCAATCCGACTTTAACGCCGATAAACCAATCTTTATCACCAGTCTTCCTCCACAAGATCCATGTCAGTTCTATTTCGAGTGGAACACGCATCTGGCCTGTCGTCCCGGTCGTAAAAGTCCCACCAGGCCTACCTTTCCCAAAGGCGAATTGGACACTCACCACTATTATTTTGCTTTTGCTGTTTT TCTTGTCATCGTCCTCTTAACATGGTTTGGGGGTCTTACGTTGTATAACCGCTTGTACCTCAAACGCCGTGGCCTTTCCCAATTCCCACTCCCGACTTTCGACTACCAATCTATCAGCATTCCATCAAGGAATTCAAACGAGCAACCTGGACCGAACTGGGATCCATCGCGACGTCGATCTAATCGATCAGGAGGTTATGGCCATGTTCGGGCCGAGGGACatgatggggaagaaaggTTTGCGGCGAGGTATagtttggaggaagaacgcGATTGA
- a CDS encoding hypothetical protein (Match to ESTs gb|CF191465.1|CF191465, gb|CF191464.1|CF191464; HMMPfam hit to UCR_UQCRX_QCR9, Ubiquinol-cytochrome C reductase, UQCRX/QCR9 like, score: 89.4, E(): 8.7e-24), which translates to MPGFQDVIYNTFFRRNSVFVATTFIAAFSFSMGFDLATTAFWDSHNRGKQWKDIRHKYLEAAGDDE; encoded by the exons ATGCCCGGATTCCAGGAC GTCATCTACAacaccttcttccgacgAAACTCTGTCTTCGTCGCTACCACCTTTATtgccgccttctccttctccatggGCTTCGACCTCGCCACCACTGCCTTCTGGGACTCCCACAACCGAGGA AAGCAATGGAAGGACATCCGACACAAGTACCTCGAGGCTGCCGGGGACGACGAATAG
- a CDS encoding hypothetical protein (HMMPfam hit to B56, Protein phosphatase 2A regulatory B subunit (B56 family), score: 996.0, E(): 1.1e-296), translating into MKGLKKAMNLSRTKSSEKSKSPNPPAHKQSTASSGPSSPSVNSPSRQASDAPGLQGGAPITPRRSPINDKTSPAPPLVVISGAPQPPPINTEMPSDPIPHSPHGRYGSPERTLGADGQPTPPKVGPMNRLRGPKDTIPAVGKTPRKQRSSRFYVTEKVEIEKLPNFADVRPEQRNELFVQKLQQCRVVFDFNDASSDLEGKQIKSQTLHEMLEYITSQRGVITESIYPEVVSMFATNLFRSIPPQVNPTGDAFDPEEDEPVLELAWPHLQIVYEFFLRFVESPDFNTNIGKRYIDQSFVLQLLELFDSEDPRERDFLKTTLHRIYGKFLNLRAFIRRSISHVFFQFVYETERHNGIAELLEILGSIINGFALPLKEEHKTFLTRALIPLHKAKSLALYHPQLAYCVVQFLEKDPALTEEVVLGLLRYWPKVNSPKEVMFLNEVEEILDVIEHNEFIKIMQPLFVQLARCINSAHFQVAERALYYWNNEYIVNLMGEHISIILPIVFPALYQNSKTHWNRTIHGMVYNALKLFMEINQEVFEECQNNYRAQRKAESDRAIERYDEWLQLREQAIQNWESAHPSSPLPERLQEPPPPRPEPYEDEPMMDVSVDMTANGFDPSESFTLDRSIAEETVPVADPGVDRAPPLSPTSPTQLLGQQGQAPSSPTPSGGGTAPHLRRKSVLPIDAGVMRDLQNHRSLENDANP; encoded by the exons ATGAAGGGACTCAAAAAGGCAATG AACCTCTCTCGCACAAAGTCCAGCGAAAAGTCAAAGTCCCCCAACCCTCCTGCCCATAAGCAATCGACAGCATCCTCAGgcccatcatctccctctgTCAACTCTCCCAGCCGCCAAGCCTCCGATGCGCCCGGTCTCCAGGGCGGCGCGCCCATCACTCCGCGCCGATCTCCCATAAACGATAAGACCTCTCCAGCACCTCCGCTTGTGGTGATCTCGGGTGCGCCCCAACCGCCTCCCATCAACACTGAAATGCCATCGGATCCCATTCCGCACAGCCCGCATGGGAGATATGGTTCTCCCGAAAGAACACTGGGCGCGGATGGACAGCCGACACCCCCTAAAGTTGGACCGATGAACAGGTTGAGAGGACCGAAGGATACGATCCCGGCCGTGGGCAAGACGCCGCGAAAGCAGAGAAGTAGCAGGTTCTACGTGACGGAAAAGGTCGAGATTGAAAAACTGCCCAACTTTGCGG ATGTGAGGCCCGAGCAAAGGAATGAACTGTTTGTCCAGAAACTGCAACAGTGTCGAGTTGTTTTCGATTTCAACGATGCCAGTAGTGATCTAGAGGGGAAACAGATAAAGTCACAGACGCTACACGAGATGCTCGAATACATTACGAGTCAAAGAGGCGTCATCACAGAAAGCATCTACCCTGAAGTGGTTAGCATG TTTGCAACAAACTTGTTTAGGTCCATTCCGCCCCAAGTCAACCCGACAGGCGACGCGTTTGAcccagaggaagacgaacCTGTCCTTGAACTTGCCTGGCCCCACCTCCAAATCGTTTACGAATTCTTCCTCCGATTCGTCGAAAGTCCCGATTTCAACACGAACATTGGCAAGCGCTACATCGACCAGTCGTTTGTTCTCCAACTTCTCGAGTTGTTTGACAGTGAAGATCCTCGTGAGCGTGATTTCCTGAAAACAACGCTTCACCGAATCTATGGTAAATTCCTCAATCTACGAGCATTCATCCGCCGCTCGATAAGCCATGTCTTTTTCCAATTTGTTTACGAAACGGAACGACATAACGGTATTGCCGAGCTCCTCGAAATTCTCGGCTCAATCATCAACGGTTTCGCCCTCCCCCTCAAGGAGGAACACAAGACCTTTCTCACTCGCGCTCTCATTCCCTTGCACAAGGCTAAATCCCTCGCACTCTATCACCCCCAACTCGCATACTGTGTCGTCCAGTTCCTCGAAAAGGATCCTGCTCTCACAGAAGAAGTCGTGTTGGGTCTGTTGAGGTACTGGCCCAAGGTGAATTCCCCAAAGGAAGTCATGTTCTTGAatgaggtggaggagattTTGGACGTGATTGAGCATAATGAGTTTATCAAGATTATGCAGCCGCTGTTTGTGCAGCTGGCGAGGTGTATCAATAGCGCGCATTTCCAG GTGGCGGAACGCGCGTTGTACTACTGGAACAATGAGTACATTGTCAACCTCATGGGCGAACATATCAGTATCATCCTCCCCATCGTCTTCCCCGCATTGTATCAAAACTCGAAAACCCACTGGAATAGGACGATCCATGGCATGGTATATAACGCGCTCAAGTTATTTATGGAGATTAATCAGGAAGTGTTTGAAGAGTGTCAGAATAACTATAGAGCGCAACGTAAAGC TGAATCAGATCGAGCTATTGAACGATATGACGAATGGCTGCAACTTCGCGAGCAAGCGATCCAAAACTGGGAATCCGCCCACCCGTCTTCACCCCTTCCCGAACGCTTACAAGAACCCCCACCACCCCGCCCTGAACCATACGAGGACGAACCGATGATGGACGTTTCGGTCGACATGACTGCGAACGGGTTTGATCCAAGTGAAAGTTTCACGTTGGATAGGTCTATTGCGGAGGAGACGGTGCCTGTGGCGGATCCGGGGGTTGATAGAGCTCCTCCTTTGAGC CCGACGTCGCCGACGCAACTCTTGGGACAACAAGGACAGGCGCCTTCAAGTCCCACCCCGAGCGGGGGCGGGACTGCACCCCATTTGAGGAGAAAATCAGTGTTGCCCATTGATGCTGGGGTCATGCGAGATCTCCAG AATCATCGAAGTCTGGAAAACGACGCAAACCCCTAA
- a CDS encoding hypothetical protein (HMMPfam hit to Ribosomal_L19, Ribosomal protein L19, score: 19.2, E(): 4.5e-09), giving the protein MPSPLRPLARALRHFSSAPARASSYPFNPSAIARPSTTPLPPPPALLHPKNGWSLITHLNNAAAQSPWAHLFARRSKDRLPAGSVLTVITYSDPAKKSISPFSGVLMGTKRRGVDTCFRLRNIVNKAGVEMTFKLNSPMIKEIKVVKRAEKAKGQLKDLKRAKVNYLRERPAVMAAIARALKTAKQNEAAAGESS; this is encoded by the exons ATGCCCAGCCCCCTCCGCCCGCTCGCACGCGCCCTCCGGCACTTTTCGTCCGCCCCCGCCCGTGCCTCCT CCTACCCATTCAACCCCTCCGCCATCGCCCGCCCGTCCACCACGCCCCTCCCGCCCCCCCCCGCCCTCCTGCATCCCAAGAACGGGTGGTCCCTCATCACCCACCTCAACAACGCCGCCGCCCAGTCCCCCTGGGCACACCTCTTCGCCCGCCGCAGCAAAGACCGTCTCCCCGCCGGCTCCGTCCTCACAGTCATCACCTACAGCGACCctgcgaagaagagcatcTCCCCCTTCAGCGGCGTCCTGATGGGCACCAAGCGGCGTGGCGTCGACACGTGCTTCCGCTTGCGGAATATCGTCAACAAGGCCGGCGTCGAGATGACCTTCAAGCTGAATTCACCCATGATCAAGGAGATAAAGGTCGTCAAGCGGGcggaaaaggcaaagggaCAGCTGAAGGATCTGAAGAGGGCAAAGGTCAACTATCTGCGGGAGAGACCGGCGGTTATGGCGGCTATTGCGAGGGCCTTGAAGACCGCCAAGCAGAACGAGGCTGCCGCTGGCGAGTCATCATAG